In Amaranthus tricolor cultivar Red isolate AtriRed21 chromosome 5, ASM2621246v1, whole genome shotgun sequence, a genomic segment contains:
- the LOC130814138 gene encoding putative HVA22-like protein g: protein MIGEFISRGLFMILGFAYPAFECFKTVERNRVSIEELRFWCQYWIIVAVLSVGERFGDVFISWVPLYEELKLGFIIYLWYPQTKGTSYVYESMLKPFVSKHETDIEKNLKELRLRIWDLAIYYYQNCTELGSSAFFNVIQYVANQSSKLKGGSTTEGNDWNQKPKDNQPPSSSGSGFSWSLRQRRPKEKSPTSSPRHDNQKWPQPPAEEQPAPAPPPATFPTLFKAEAHNKKSKLVQMKVDKAQTEYVNFEQDEAHLRSPIRQKSKMKSTRLKFRRSKSIQ, encoded by the exons ATGATCGGCGAATTTATCAGTAGGGGACTGTT TATGATATTGGGATTTGCATACCCAGCATTTGAGTGTTTCAAGACTGTCGAAAGGAATAGAGTTAGCATCGAAGAACTACGATTTTGGTGTCAATATTG GATCATTGTTGCTGTACTTTCGGTTGGAGAGAGGTTTGGAGATGTATTCATTTCATG GGTTCCACTTTATGAAGAGTTGAAGTTAGGTTTCATTATTTACCTCTGGTATCCACAAACAAAG GGAACTAGTTATGTTTATGAAAGCATGTTGAAGCCATTTGTGTCGAAACATGAGACAGACATCGAGAAGAATCTGAAGGAATTGAGGTTGAGAATATGGGATTTAGCCATTTATTACTACCAAAATTGCACTGAATTGGGTTCTTCCGCATTCTTCAATGTCATTCAATATGTTGCAAATCAATCTTCCAAGCTTAAGGGTGGGAGTACCACCGAG GGAAATGATTGGAATCAAAAACCAAAAGACAACCAACCACCGTCATCTAGCGGATCTGGCTTCTCATGGTCTCTACGGCAACGGAGGCCAAAGGAAAAATCTCCGACCAGCTCACCACGACACGACAATCAAAAGTGGCCACAACCACCAGCCGAAGAGCAGCCAGCACCAGCACCACCTCCCGCCACATTTCCCACATTGTTCAAAGCAGAGGCCCATAATAAAAAGTCCAAACTGGTCCAAATGAAAGTCGACAAGGCCCAAACTGAATACGTCAATTTCGAACAAGATGAGGCCCATCTCAGAAGCCCAATACGACAAAAGAGCAAGATGAAATCAACCCGTTTAAAATTCAGGCGATCCAAATCCATTCAATAA
- the LOC130814141 gene encoding 2-Cys peroxiredoxin BAS1, chloroplastic, whose amino-acid sequence MASIAASSSTILSPSTRVFTSTSHSPMAVSLKPSSQTLPLSSNFTKSFQTPRSLSSRRSSSSKRSFVVRASSDAPLVGNVAPDFEAEAVFDQEFINVKLSDYRGKKYLILFFYPLDFTFVCPTEITAFSDRYAEFEKLNTEILGVSIDSVFSHLAWVQTDRKSGGLGDLNYPLVSDVTKSISEAYNVLIPDQGIALRGLFIIDKEGIIQHSTINNLAIGRSVDETLRTLQALQYVQENPDEVCPAGWKPGEKSMKPDPKLSKEYFSAI is encoded by the exons ATGGCCTCCATTGCTGCATCTTCTTCTACTATTCTCTCTCCATCCACTCGAGTTTTCACTTCCACTTCTCATTCTCCAATGGCGGTTTCTCTTAAACCTTCCTCTCAAACCCTACCTCTTTCTTCCAATTTTACGAAGTCTTTCCAAACTCCTCGTTCTCTCTCTTCTCGCCGCTCTTCCTCCTCCAAACGCAGCTTCGTTGTTCGCGCTTCT AGTGATGCTCCATTAGTTGGAAATGTTGCTCCTGATTTTGAAGCAGAAGCTGTTTTTGACCAAGAATTTATCAAT GTCAAACTTTCTGACTACAGGGGAAAGAAATATCTTATATTGTTTTTCTATCCTTTGGACTTCACATTTGTTTGCCCTACTG AGATCACTGCTTTCAGCGACCGTTATGCGGAGTTTGAGAAGTTGAACACTGAAATTCTGGGTGTTTCCATTGACAGTGTT TTTTCACACCTTGCATGGGTCCAAACTGACAGGAAATCTGGTGGTTTGGGTGATCTCAACTACCCCTTAGTTTCTGATGTCACCAAGTCCATCTCAGAGGCTTACAATGTTCTCATACCAGACCAG GGGATTGCATTGAGAGGATTGTTTATTATTGACAAGGAGGGAATCATTCAACATTCAACCATTAACAACCTTGCTATTGGTCGTAGTGTTGACGAAACTCTCAGGACACTTCAG GCATTGCAGTATGTGCAGGAAAACCCTGATGAAGTATGCCCAGCTGGGTGGAAGCCAGGGGAGAAATCCATGAAGCCAGACCCCAAGCTTAGCAAGGAATACTTCTCTGCTATTTAA
- the LOC130814140 gene encoding uncharacterized protein LOC130814140 encodes MGEDNTTALKRSNSIPSAVLLPYRKHKTAPPIVNGNHRSPPSSSPPTAFPCVDFDVSTLKQPPHSSYTSLKDMIPSSPSSILSPTPAATLAGISSSSSGSGYEISIRNRLVKQAAWAYLQPAVLTSPSSSSRRLCLSVDFFTAMVSDFRRTVSDALTRVYDWLVDTLWLILCR; translated from the coding sequence ATGGGAGAAGACAACACCACAGCTCTCAAACGCAGCAACAGTATCCCATCCGCGGTTCTACTCCCTTATCGCAAACACAAAACCGCTCCTCCCATCGTCAACGGAAACCACCGATCACCGCCTTCATCATCTCCGCCAACAGCTTTCCCCTGCGTCGATTTCGATGTATCAACACTCAAGCAACCGCCGCACAGTTCTTACACTTCGCTTAAAGATATGATTCCTTCAAGTCCTTCATCAATTCTCTCTCCTACTCCCGCGGCTACTCTCGCCGGTATTTCATCGTCATCTTCGGGTTCTGGTTACGAGATTTCTATTCGTAATCGGTTAGTTAAACAAGCTGCTTGGGCGTACCTTCAACCTGCTGTTTTGACCTCTCCGTCGTCTTCTTCTCGTCGTCTTTGTTTATCCGTCGATTTTTTTACGGCGATGGTTTCTGATTTCCGACGAACTGTTTCTGACGCATTGACTCGTGTGTATGATTGGTTGGTGGATACTCTTTGGCTCATTCTCTGCAGATAA